The window AACTTCTTCATTGGACGTTTTGGATGTATGCGTCTCCAATGGCTTGACAACCCGCCCTCTTTCTCCGTCACTCGCCGCCGTCAACTCGACTGCGGGCTGCACTGCTTCGGAGAGTGCCGCGCGGTTTCGTTGCACGGCGAAGCCGATAACCCCGGCCATTGCAGCAATGATCGTACAGCTGGCAATCATCTTCAACGCGAAGCTGCCCGGAAGCGTCGAGGCAACAACTGTCGGCAGGTTCGCACCTGTGGCAGCAGCACCCGCAACCGAAATCCGGCCCACTGACGCCGTCAGGCTCGCCGGAACCATTTGACTCGCCTGCGCGGCCATCGCGGCTGCAAACGCCCCGGCGCTCGCCGTCACCCCGCGCCGCCGCAACGCGTGCCGCACCTGTTCCAGGCCCTTGTCGATGCGGTAGTGGATCGCCGGACGGCTCACGCCCAGCACGCGAGCGAGGTCGGCCTTGCTCCGGCCTTCGAGAAAATGCCCCACAATCGCGGCGCGTAGTTCCTCTGGCAATTCCGCAATTGCCGCATCCACATGCTCGTAGAGGTCGTCCCATTCGGTGCTCGTATATTCCGGAGTTGCTGCCGCAGCCCGCTGTTCCCGCGTACGCCGCCGTTGTGCGGAATCCAAGTAGTTCAGCGCCCGATTCGTCGCCACTTTATGCAGCCATGCCCCGAGGTAGGCCGGTGCGGCATCACGCCGCAAAGCCAGCGCCTCGAAACACTCCTGCGCCACGTCCTCCGCATCGCTGGCGTCTTTCAACACCCGCTTCGCGGCGGCATACACCAGCCCGGCGTAGCGCGCGGTAATCTCGCGAAATGCCGCGGCGTCCCCCTCGGCGCGCCAGCGCTCCAGCAACAATTGATCGGCGGTTTGCATCGTCAGTCCCTCATGCCTTGCAGGCCCATTGCATTGTATATAAAAGGGACCGTGTCGAGGGTGAAAACGTCAGTTTGCGGGGCCGGTGTTCCCAGGTTACAGAGTCGGGCGCTATCGCGTACACCTGCGGTGGGCGGACTTCAAGCGCGTGGGGAGCGACCTCCTCGTGCGGTACTTTCATTCCCGCACCGCCCAGTCTGCTATCATGGGCGCTTCCCACCAATAGGAAGGAACTCGCACGTCATGAATCTCGTGTTTGGTGCCATCAAGGGTCTGGAGTACGACGAGCTCAAGCCCTTTCTCCATTCTCTGTATCAGACCGGTTTTGACGGCAAGGTCGTGTTCTATGTCGGTCAGGCGAGCCAGCCCACGTGCAAGGCGCTGGACGATCTGGGTGTGGAAATCCTCACGGTGGACGAGTACAACACCTTCACCGCCACGCCGATCAACGCCCTCCGCTATTTCATCTATGAACAGTATCTCGAGGGACTCGCGGAGTTGCCGGACAAGATCCTTCTGGCGGATGTGCGCGATGTTGTTTTTCAGCGGAACCCCTTTGAGATCGACCTGGGCGACGGACTCTGCTGTTTTCTGGAGAGTGACGAGATGACCCTGGCCACTTGCCTGGCGAATTCCGGATGGCTCGCCTGCGCCTATGGCAAGGAGGTGCTCGGTCGCCTCGGACGGCACAAGATTTCCTGTTCCGGCACCACCATCGGAACCGGGGCCGCCGTACGCGACTATCTCGCCGCCATGTGCGCCGGGCTGCGCGCTATCGACGAGCGCACGCCGAATATCATGCATGTCATCTCCGGTATCGATCAATGCGTCCACAATTATCTGCTCTATTCCGATGGGCTTCCGGGCACGCGCCTCTACTCCAACGAACGAGGCCCCATACTGACGCTGAACTACGTGGCGCCGGAGTCGATTCACCTCAACGAGGACGATCTCGTGGTCAACCAGGCCGGCGAGCCCTATCATGTGGTCCACCAGTACGACCGCCACAAAGAACTGGCCGTGAAAGTCGTGGAGCGAATCGAGCGCGGGTCCATTCGCTGACTTTTCCGTTTGCGGAGCAATGCGAGCGCCATTTCCAGCGGCATCTGCTTCCTTGACCGGCTGCGGTCATATCTGTTCAAATGGCAGTCCACATTGGCCATCATCTGCGCGCGGTGCAGCCTTTCCCTTCCTCGGGTGTCAGGCCCGCGCGGCTTCGGAGGTATCTATGAAGCGTCTTGTATTTTCTCTCTCCCTGGGCATCTGCAGCGTCGTGGCGGCGCAGGATGACATGCTCCGCATTCCCGCAGATGAATTCCTGAGCCGCATGAAGGCGGGCTGGATTGGACAGATGGCGGGGGTGGGCTGGGGCGGCCCGACGGAGTTCCAGTACAACGGCGTGATCGTGCCCGAGGACAAGATGCCTGGATGGCGCCCGGAGATCATCAACCAGTTCTGGCAGGACGACCTGTATGTGGAAATGACCTTCCTCAAGAGCCTGGAAGTCTACGGCTGGGACGTTTCGCTGAAGCAGGCGGGTATCGATTTCGCCCGGAGCGGCTATCCCCTCTGGCACGCGAACGATACGGGCCGGAAGAACCTGCGGGCGGGCATCGCGCCGCCGGATTCGGGCCACCCGGAATTCAACAAGCACGCGGACGATATCGACTATCAGATCGAGGCGGATTACTCCGGCCTCATCGCGCCGGGCATGCCCAATGTGCCGATCGCGCTGGGGGAAGTTTTCGGTCGGCTGGTGAACTACGGCGACGGCATCTACGGCGGCCAGTTCGTGGGCGGCATGTATTCCGCAGCCTTCTTCGAGACGGACCCGGAAAAGATCGTGCTGGCGGGCCTTGAGTGTATACCCGCTGAAAGTCAGTACGCCGAATGCATGCGCGATGTAATCGCCTGGTGGAAAGAAAATCCGAACGACTGGGAAGCGACCTGGAAACTGATCGAGGCGAAGTACAACGAGAACCTGGACTACCGGAAATTTTCCTGCGGCGGGAAGAAGAAGACCTTCAACATCGACGCCAAGATCAACGGCGCCTACATCGTCATGGGCCTGCTCTACGGCCAGCGCGATCCCGATAAGACCATCATCATCGCCACGCGCGGCGGCCAGGATTCGGACTGCAATCCCTCCAGTGCGGCAGGCATCCTCTTCACCTCGCTTGGCCTGGAAAACATTCCCGAGAAGTTCACGTCCAAGCTCGATCTGGAGACCAAGTTCACTCATACGGACTACACCTTTGCCGGTCTGCTGGAGATCTGCGAGAAACTCGGTCGCGACGCCATCGTGCGCGCGGGCGGTAAGATTGTCACGGAAGGCGGCAGGGAAATGCTGCTGATCAAGCGCGAGGCCCCGAAGCTTCGCCCCCTTGAACAGAGCTGGACGCCCGGCCCGATTGCCAACAGCAAATACACGGCTGAAGAAATGGCCGAAAAAATTCGTCCGACCGAACTCACCGATGGCCGTACCGATATGAAGCCCATCGTGGCCGAATTTGCCGAAGGCTGGAACGTGGAAGACTGCGGCCTGGAGATGGACCCCGGCATGCGCGCGGACTTCCGCGGGCGCCAGCGCGTGCTCCTCACCCATCCCGACGACGGCGAGACGCCCTGCGTTCTGTGGCGCGAAGGCACCCTGCCCGCCGGGTCCAAGGCCAAGCTTCGCCTGGTGGTGAGCCACCACGACGGCGGCGACTGGGATCTGGTCGTGAAGTTGAACGGTAAGGAAGTGGTCAATCAGACGGTCAGTGCCGATACCGTGACAGACGGCTGGCTGACGGTGGAGGTCGATCTGGCGCCCTATGCGGGCCAGATGGTGAAGGCCGAGCTGCTGAACAAGCCCACGGGCTGGTTCTGCGAAGCCGCCTACTGGGGCGAGATTTCGCTTATAGGACTTTGAGCCGAAGGGCGCTTCGCCCGAGGCAGGAAGGATAGTCCCGATGTTACTTCGATGGGTCATGGCAATTGGACTCGCAGTTCCCTGCGGTCTCGCCATGGCCCATTCGACGTTATCGGCCTATGTCCAGCATGACGTGCTTCTGGAGGCATCGAAAACGTACCTTGACCTGACGGTCCAGTTGACCTTCTTCGACGACGAGGCGGAGGCCCGGCGCGATGCGCTCGATGTGAACCGCGACGGAGATTTCAGCGCCGAAGAGCGCGCGGCCTTCGAGAAGGCGCTCATGGCGGAAGCGGAAAAGGCGTTGCTCCTGCACGTCGACGGTGCCGCGCTCGAACTCGTGCCCCGCTTCGATCCCGAGATCGCTTGCGCGGTTCCGCCCGGCGGCGAGGCCCACCTGCGTTTCGAGATCCGCCTCCATTTCTTTGCCGATTTGCCCGCGCTGCCCGATGGGAAGGCCGCGCTGGAAGTGCACGACAGCCTCTATGCCGATGTTCCGGCAATGGCGTCCCTTCGCGTCGCCGCGAAGGACGGGATTCAGATCAGCGCGGCCAACGGGGGGCGTGAACGGCCCCGGGCGGAAGGGGCCGACGCACCGCTGATTTTTGAGGCCCAACTGGGTGGGAATGGGAAAAGCACCGGGAGCACCCCGGCGCGCTAAGAAAGGGAGAGAG is drawn from Candidatus Hydrogenedentota bacterium and contains these coding sequences:
- a CDS encoding ADP-ribosylglycohydrolase family protein, which translates into the protein MKRLVFSLSLGICSVVAAQDDMLRIPADEFLSRMKAGWIGQMAGVGWGGPTEFQYNGVIVPEDKMPGWRPEIINQFWQDDLYVEMTFLKSLEVYGWDVSLKQAGIDFARSGYPLWHANDTGRKNLRAGIAPPDSGHPEFNKHADDIDYQIEADYSGLIAPGMPNVPIALGEVFGRLVNYGDGIYGGQFVGGMYSAAFFETDPEKIVLAGLECIPAESQYAECMRDVIAWWKENPNDWEATWKLIEAKYNENLDYRKFSCGGKKKTFNIDAKINGAYIVMGLLYGQRDPDKTIIIATRGGQDSDCNPSSAAGILFTSLGLENIPEKFTSKLDLETKFTHTDYTFAGLLEICEKLGRDAIVRAGGKIVTEGGREMLLIKREAPKLRPLEQSWTPGPIANSKYTAEEMAEKIRPTELTDGRTDMKPIVAEFAEGWNVEDCGLEMDPGMRADFRGRQRVLLTHPDDGETPCVLWREGTLPAGSKAKLRLVVSHHDGGDWDLVVKLNGKEVVNQTVSADTVTDGWLTVEVDLAPYAGQMVKAELLNKPTGWFCEAAYWGEISLIGL